One Fretibacterium sp. OH1220_COT-178 genomic region harbors:
- a CDS encoding AAA family ATPase: MLFYKIEMESDKALEQKEQRMRRTCSRLKELTAEANEETKGKSAFFISDIEGRKVSIGAALFVDPISMNRQSLTEAFDGFCGHTRLRGKITGTREITARDFSRLLTWADRKDFIHDDDEYKAGLGMKCIESCTDSECEESMLESPCAKKEALAEAKRLLCGASLLPELERIFDKRSPDRFLGNPVHYAIVSDDPQIRTSIRELLLRSLLQRKRLMGGRYCTMTLGVNDSLFECLYESKLRDVYQSQMGCALVLSFSMSGEEESGHADASFEVITSVAAQIREFRRGTLTVLEMGRSEEKLFDRMMEELHGITFVRLDEEVVFNREAKAYLRRLAEKNGVADCRSLVKLLPRSESGYLGTDLKKLFDRWYDSYLRKELHPQYRELSAELERKSRKPKGDAYKELMEMAGLKSVKQVILEAIDFHKAQKLFADRGIGAKRPAMHMVFAGNPGTAKTTVARLMARIMKDNGLLSAGGLVEVGRSDLVGKYVGWTAPIVKKKFKAAKGSVLFIDEAYSLVEDRGGLYGDEAINTIVQEMENARDDTVVVFAGYPDRMREFVERNPGLRSRVAFHVDFPDYSEDELLEILRLVARQSQRTLGEGAEERIRGLLKEALGTPDFGNGRFVRNLVERAMMRQASRLVRLPSAETTDEELKLLLPQDFAPPAEGSETHSRILGFR, translated from the coding sequence ATGCTGTTCTACAAAATTGAAATGGAGAGCGACAAGGCTCTGGAGCAGAAGGAGCAGAGGATGAGAAGAACCTGCTCCAGGCTCAAGGAACTGACGGCCGAAGCCAACGAAGAAACGAAGGGAAAATCGGCTTTTTTCATCTCGGATATCGAGGGCCGGAAGGTCTCCATCGGCGCCGCCCTGTTCGTGGACCCCATATCGATGAACCGGCAGAGCCTTACGGAGGCGTTCGACGGGTTCTGCGGTCATACCCGGCTCCGAGGCAAGATCACCGGGACCCGGGAGATCACCGCCAGGGACTTTTCCCGGCTGCTGACCTGGGCGGACCGGAAGGACTTCATCCACGACGACGACGAGTACAAGGCGGGGCTGGGCATGAAATGCATCGAGTCCTGCACGGACTCCGAATGCGAGGAGTCCATGCTGGAATCGCCCTGCGCCAAAAAGGAGGCCCTCGCCGAGGCGAAGCGGCTGCTGTGCGGCGCATCCCTCCTGCCCGAGCTCGAACGGATCTTCGACAAACGATCCCCGGATCGTTTTCTGGGGAACCCCGTCCACTACGCGATCGTGTCGGACGATCCGCAGATCCGGACCTCCATCCGCGAGCTGCTGCTGCGCTCCCTGCTCCAAAGGAAGCGCCTGATGGGCGGGCGGTACTGCACCATGACCCTCGGGGTCAACGACAGCCTGTTCGAGTGCCTTTACGAGAGCAAATTGAGGGACGTCTACCAGTCCCAGATGGGCTGTGCCCTGGTGCTGTCCTTTTCCATGAGCGGCGAGGAGGAGAGCGGCCATGCCGACGCCTCCTTCGAGGTCATCACGTCTGTCGCGGCCCAAATACGCGAATTCCGCCGCGGCACCCTGACCGTCCTGGAGATGGGGCGCTCGGAGGAAAAGCTGTTCGACCGGATGATGGAGGAGCTCCACGGCATCACGTTCGTCAGGCTGGACGAGGAGGTCGTCTTCAACCGCGAGGCCAAGGCCTATCTGAGGCGCCTCGCCGAAAAAAACGGCGTCGCGGACTGCCGCTCGCTCGTCAAGCTCCTCCCCCGATCCGAGTCCGGGTACCTCGGCACCGACCTGAAGAAACTGTTCGACCGCTGGTACGACAGCTACCTCCGCAAGGAACTCCATCCCCAATATCGGGAACTCTCGGCGGAGCTGGAGAGGAAAAGCAGGAAGCCGAAGGGAGACGCCTACAAGGAGCTGATGGAGATGGCCGGCCTCAAGTCCGTGAAGCAGGTCATCCTGGAGGCCATCGACTTCCACAAGGCCCAGAAGCTGTTTGCCGACAGGGGAATCGGCGCGAAGCGGCCCGCCATGCACATGGTCTTTGCCGGCAACCCCGGCACGGCCAAGACGACCGTGGCCCGCCTGATGGCCCGCATCATGAAGGACAACGGCCTGCTCTCCGCAGGGGGCCTGGTGGAGGTGGGGCGTAGCGACCTGGTGGGCAAGTACGTGGGGTGGACCGCGCCGATCGTCAAGAAGAAGTTCAAGGCGGCCAAGGGGTCGGTGCTCTTCATCGACGAGGCGTACTCCCTGGTGGAGGATCGCGGGGGGCTCTACGGGGACGAGGCGATCAACACGATTGTCCAGGAGATGGAGAACGCACGGGACGACACGGTGGTGGTCTTCGCCGGATACCCCGACCGGATGCGGGAGTTCGTGGAGCGCAACCCCGGCCTGAGGAGCCGCGTGGCCTTTCACGTCGACTTTCCGGACTACTCGGAGGACGAGCTGCTGGAGATCCTTCGTCTTGTCGCCAGGCAAAGTCAGCGCACGCTTGGGGAAGGCGCGGAGGAACGCATTCGGGGTCTGCTGAAGGAGGCCCTGGGCACGCCGGACTTCGGCAACGGACGCTTCGTGCGGAATCTCGTGGAGCGGGCCATGATGCGCCAGGCGTCGCGTCTGGTGCGTCTGCCCTCCGCGGAGACGACGGATGAGGAACTGAAGCTCCTGCTGCCCCAGGACTTCGCCCCGCCGGCCGAGGGTTCGGAGACGCATTCCCGCATCCTCGGGTTCCGTTGA
- the ruvX gene encoding Holliday junction resolvase RuvX: MNDTGGSVPKGRVLALDIGAVRIGVAVTDPLRIIAQGIAVWPVAEKNGGWRKKFEACLVEYDPVLVLIGMPTRTDGGLGPEGERIAALVRRLEADYPDRRFATWDERYTTVIAQRALLEGDVSRRGRRGKVDKVAASLILQSWLERHREEGAPASFK; encoded by the coding sequence ATGAACGATACCGGAGGCAGCGTCCCCAAGGGACGGGTCCTGGCATTGGATATCGGCGCCGTCCGTATCGGCGTCGCAGTTACGGATCCCCTGCGCATCATTGCGCAGGGGATCGCCGTCTGGCCCGTTGCGGAGAAGAATGGGGGATGGCGCAAAAAATTCGAGGCGTGTCTTGTGGAGTACGACCCCGTCCTGGTCCTGATTGGGATGCCGACGCGTACGGACGGAGGCCTGGGGCCGGAGGGGGAGCGCATCGCCGCACTCGTCCGGCGTCTCGAGGCGGACTATCCCGATCGGAGGTTCGCGACCTGGGACGAGCGGTACACCACGGTGATCGCGCAACGGGCACTGCTGGAGGGGGACGTGTCGCGCCGAGGCCGCAGGGGGAAGGTGGACAAGGTCGCCGCCTCCCTGATTCTGCAAAGCTGGCTGGAGCGCCACAGGGAGGAAGGGGCGCCGGCGTCTTTCAAATAG